Part of the Corynebacterium canis genome is shown below.
ACGCTGAGGATCAACGAGAGTGCGTTCGATAAGGCGCTCGCTCTTGCCGGATGGAAAGGCTACGTTACCAACCTGGATAAAGACCAAGTCGCAGGTAGTGAGGTAATTAGTCTCTACCACGAGCTCCACCACATTGAAAACGCGTTCCGGATGGCGAAAACAGACTTGCAAGCCCGGCCAATTTTTCATCGCACTGAAGATGCCATCCAAGCGCATCTCACCATCGTGCTGGCTGCTTTAGCAATGTCAAAACACATTTACCTCACCTGCCAGATAACCACTCCGAAACTTGTCGCGACCCTCAGTCAGTACCGACACGCACTCGTCGAAACCGGCAAGCACCGATACGAAATCCCACCCCAGCTCACACCCGAAATCGAAGAAAAAATCAACCAGCTAAAAAACTTCAAACCGGGGGACTAGGGCAAATTGTGGAACTCAGGTTGATCATGTGATCAACCATGAGGTCGGTGGGTGGACCACCGCGTCGAATCTGCAGTGTTTGTGTCGGCATCACCACAATTTCAAAACCGACCGGCACGCCACCGCTTCCACCGATGCTTACGGTAATGTCACGTGGCGGTTTGCCACGGGTGCGACGATTACCACGATTCCGCAGGGGGTGCTTGCCGGCCATGTGGTGGGCTGCCCCGCAGGGATTACCACCCGCCATGGCCAGCCGACGAAAACCGAGGAGGACTATCAGCAGCCGCCGATCCGGGAGGATTTCGGCCGGTGGGGCACCACCTTAATCAATTACCGCAACCGGCAACGCGCCCGCTACCTCGCCCGCCACCGGCTGGTTGCCAATATTCCCACCGAGCTGCCGCCCCTGCCCGAAGCCCCACACCCCGAACCCCCACCGGATGATCAATGGCCCCAAGAACCACCCGCAGACTACACCCCACCCAGGCCACGATGGGCGAAACCACCCTGCCAGCTGGCGAAACTACAGAAACGCGCCCGCCAAGCCAAACACCACCGCCGAACCAACACACCGCGCAAACGCCAACGCCGCAGCTAACCAACACCCCGGCCGGAGCGGGGCGTCGATAAGCTGCGGAAACCGCTGATGGGTGGCTCGGTCGGTGCTACTTGGTGTGTATCTGCATCTTGCCGGGGTTCCACAAGCCGGAACGCGTGTGCGTCTCGTACTGGATCTTCGCGGGCACCGGCTCCTCGCCAGCCGAGTTGGTGCGCAACGTGTAGGTTTCCAGCGAACCCCAGTCGCGCTGCCAATCATTGTTCAGATAGGTAGGCACTTCCAGCGATGTACTCGTTGCCTCCGAAACACCCATGATGCCGCCGCCGTTAAAGTCCTGCCACGGGGACAGCGTCACCTTGCCGGGGTGATCCGGCGAAATACGGAACTGCGGCAACTCCGTTACGCCCGCATAGTGGTAGAACGTGCGTTGGCATGGGAATTGCAAGGCTACAGACCAGTCCAACAGGCCGGGGGTTTCGGGATCAATCACGTTGGTCATCCGAGTAAGGCTAGGAACGCGCGGCGGGGTAAACGCCAACCATTGGTCCGTATCCAAGCTCGAATCGGAGGCGACGATGCGCACGGAATCCGCATCCTCAGGCAATGAATCCAATGGAACACGCAGGTTACGCCACGATGGTGTCGGGCCGATATCGTACGGCTGGATTGTGCCCATCGACTTCACCTTGCCGTCGCCAGTGCTGCGGCCATACTCCACCACAAGCTTCTGGCCATCCTGCTCCACGCCATTAATATCGTCGTGCTTGACGCGGCCGGCGGCGGAGATCACCAAAAGCGGGGCGTCTTCCTTGCGCTCCGGCAACGAGTACCACGCCGTCTTTGTGTTCGCTTGGAATTGCGCGCCCACCGTGTAGGAACCAACAACCGGGACCTTTTTATAGTCGATGTTGTACGGCAATTCCGCGCGCGAACCATTCACACCCGGATCGGGGCGCACACCGCCGGTAATGCCGGCGGCCTGGCCTGCGGCCTCGCCCGTGCTCTCCTGGTCCTCCTCGGTGGTGCCCGCGATTGAGCCGGAGGTGCCGCTGCTGGTGCTCACGCCCTCGGTGGTGATGTGCACCGGAACATTATTGGCCTTGAAATTGCTCTTTTCGTCGGTGATCAGGGATTCGCCGAACTCGCTGCCATCAACCGTTTCCAAGAACGATTCATTAGTGTTGTTTTCCACCATCACGTCCGAGGCGAGCGCGCAATGATTGCCGGTGAAACTCCGCAAATTACCCAAGCCCACCGTGTATGCGGGGTACTGGGAAACAAAGCCTTTGGTCAGCGATGCCAACGAGAACAGCACCACCAGCGAGGTCATGACCAGCACCGGTGCGTTCAATACGCCGTGCGTCTTCCGGCGCTCCAATTGCACCTCGCCGCCCGCGGCCGTCTTGCGGATATCGTCCACGAAGGATAGGTACGTACCGGCGGCCAAGACCAGCAGCGAAATCACCAGCATGACGGTGTTCGCCTCGATGTTCTTCACCTGGATCGTCTTGTCATACCACGGCACGCCGAAGCTGGAGATATACCACCAGCCGTTGGTGCCCGCCAATGTGTTCGCCGTAATAAATAGCACGCCACCGGCGGTAAGCACCCGCAATCGCTTCGACTTGGAAAGCTGATGCGCCAATGCCACCGCCGCCAAACCGGCGATCGCCGCGCCAATGCCCGCATACACGCCGAAGTGGTGCGACCACTTGGTCGGCGTGAACATCATAAAGAACATCGTGCCGAAGATGACTAGTAGCAAGCGCCGAGACGGATCCGGCAAACTGCCCGGCACGCTGCGGTGACGCAGGATAGAAGCCACCACGATGGCCACGCCCACGAACATCATCATCACGGCAAAACGGCGGGTAAACGAGCCGTCCACGTTTTGCTGCATCAAGGTTTCGTAGCGTACCCACTCGTCGTACCAGTGCAGCGATGGGCCCTTGGCCGAACGCACCCGAATGGATTCGATCACGGTGGCCAGGGTTTGATCGCCGAACACCGCGAGCAGGATCGCCGTGCCGGAAGGCAGGAACGGCGCACACATGGCAAACACATCGCGTTTGGTTTCCGCGCGCCGCACCACGATGCGGACCAGCCCGGATAGGCCCACGAGCAGCGCGGAGACGGCCATCAGGCCCGTCGGCCCGGCCCCCAGCGAGACGGTTGCAATGATCACGCCGATGGCGC
Proteins encoded:
- a CDS encoding arabinosyltransferase domain-containing protein; this translates as MSTSESQTPGWVKNLAILSGVLGFILFVVTPFMPVTQTQSSFSWPQDGKINSVSAPLISYAPDSIEATVPLAVVDKLREGQTTVLSTLPSDSKDATTRGLFVRYSDAGLDVLARDKVPFSISKSDLEKLDSDAVLKLSSTKDSTKVEIPGTKHKGETEDDERPQLTGIYTELENAPELIDAGLTVQVNINSRFTSSPSIWKYLTMFGGLAMLFVSLWTLWRMDKHHGEKLPFLPEGWFKFRPLDAIVGFILAYWYVIGANTSDDGYLLTMGRASAESGYMANYYRWFGVPESPFGAPYYDLLGLMARVSTASVWMRLPGFIAGILIWLVLSREVLPRLGEGINSRRVAHWTSAFAFLSFWLVYNNGLRPEPVIALGALLTWVSIERAIVSQRLLPGAIGVIIATVSLGAGPTGLMAVSALLVGLSGLVRIVVRRAETKRDVFAMCAPFLPSGTAILLAVFGDQTLATVIESIRVRSAKGPSLHWYDEWVRYETLMQQNVDGSFTRRFAVMMMFVGVAIVVASILRHRSVPGSLPDPSRRLLLVIFGTMFFMMFTPTKWSHHFGVYAGIGAAIAGLAAVALAHQLSKSKRLRVLTAGGVLFITANTLAGTNGWWYISSFGVPWYDKTIQVKNIEANTVMLVISLLVLAAGTYLSFVDDIRKTAAGGEVQLERRKTHGVLNAPVLVMTSLVVLFSLASLTKGFVSQYPAYTVGLGNLRSFTGNHCALASDVMVENNTNESFLETVDGSEFGESLITDEKSNFKANNVPVHITTEGVSTSSGTSGSIAGTTEEDQESTGEAAGQAAGITGGVRPDPGVNGSRAELPYNIDYKKVPVVGSYTVGAQFQANTKTAWYSLPERKEDAPLLVISAAGRVKHDDINGVEQDGQKLVVEYGRSTGDGKVKSMGTIQPYDIGPTPSWRNLRVPLDSLPEDADSVRIVASDSSLDTDQWLAFTPPRVPSLTRMTNVIDPETPGLLDWSVALQFPCQRTFYHYAGVTELPQFRISPDHPGKVTLSPWQDFNGGGIMGVSEATSTSLEVPTYLNNDWQRDWGSLETYTLRTNSAGEEPVPAKIQYETHTRSGLWNPGKMQIHTK